A part of Prolixibacteraceae bacterium genomic DNA contains:
- a CDS encoding RagB/SusD family nutrient uptake outer membrane protein, giving the protein MNYKNIAKRGVFAAWAIASLCLTSSCERVLEVTPKSVFSTDSYFNSVDQAEQSVIGIYDVLSRKETYSQFLSLALPLDNDITYVKGPDMNNDFRLIGHYGLSPYTSYIESAWKYLYQGIGRANLAIDRIQQMNQFKNGSEKEVKALNKLLGEAKFMRAFLYFDLVRCWGDVPLVLKPMSLADDPNISRSDRNLVYDQIIKDLKEAKDLMPESILTSHDRANQGAIRGYLVRALLYKASYFLAQDGNITQNAEYKNTLKEAAVEAKELDKLGQYTLLDSFEQVFKNELNFNPDPKENLFVIAFYNVSHATTDAGNIGTWNSPPAHKAAPCGRANAYVFVRPDFMDEYEDTDIRKSVSVADFQIDKTGKQKPLKAKAVKYPGKWRRNWIGEKSQNHNNTNVDWCTLRYSDVLLMMAEAINETRDELPTGVTLADAFEAINRVRKRAGLADLDNSLSYEELRMAIRKERKLEFVGEGWRKFDLIRWNIMDKTMKDTQASMDAKYPSKKPKYPNAVGYVAGKNFTTGKHELLPIPQREINENNALKQNPNYDK; this is encoded by the coding sequence ATGAATTATAAGAATATAGCAAAAAGAGGTGTTTTTGCCGCTTGGGCCATAGCATCTTTGTGTTTGACTTCTTCTTGTGAAAGAGTATTAGAAGTAACACCTAAATCTGTTTTTTCAACAGATTCATATTTTAATAGTGTAGATCAGGCAGAACAGTCTGTAATAGGAATTTATGATGTATTATCACGTAAAGAGACCTATAGTCAGTTTTTATCTTTGGCTTTGCCATTAGATAACGATATTACATATGTTAAAGGTCCAGATATGAATAATGACTTTCGTTTGATTGGTCATTACGGATTATCTCCTTATACAAGTTATATTGAGTCTGCATGGAAGTATTTATATCAAGGAATTGGTCGAGCCAATTTAGCTATTGATCGTATTCAGCAAATGAACCAATTCAAGAATGGTTCAGAGAAAGAGGTGAAAGCTTTGAATAAGCTTCTTGGGGAAGCTAAATTTATGCGTGCTTTTTTATACTTTGATTTAGTTCGTTGCTGGGGTGATGTTCCATTGGTTTTGAAGCCAATGTCATTAGCTGATGATCCAAATATCTCCAGATCAGATCGTAACCTAGTCTATGATCAGATTATTAAGGATCTTAAAGAGGCAAAGGACCTTATGCCTGAGTCTATTCTGACATCACATGATAGAGCAAATCAAGGGGCAATTAGAGGTTACCTTGTTAGAGCTCTTCTATATAAAGCATCCTACTTTTTAGCACAAGATGGTAATATTACCCAAAATGCTGAATATAAGAATACTCTTAAAGAAGCAGCTGTCGAAGCAAAAGAATTAGATAAACTAGGACAGTATACTTTACTTGATTCCTTTGAGCAAGTATTTAAGAATGAGCTTAATTTTAATCCTGATCCAAAAGAGAACTTGTTTGTAATCGCTTTCTATAACGTTTCACATGCAACAACAGATGCAGGTAATATTGGGACTTGGAATAGTCCTCCTGCACATAAAGCAGCACCATGTGGAAGAGCGAATGCATATGTATTTGTTCGACCTGATTTTATGGATGAATATGAGGATACTGATATACGTAAAAGTGTTTCTGTTGCAGATTTTCAGATAGATAAAACGGGTAAACAAAAGCCATTGAAAGCAAAGGCCGTAAAGTATCCAGGTAAATGGCGTAGAAACTGGATTGGAGAGAAGTCACAGAATCACAATAATACAAATGTAGACTGGTGTACTTTGCGTTACTCAGATGTTTTATTGATGATGGCAGAAGCAATTAATGAGACAAGAGATGAATTGCCTACTGGGGTTACTTTAGCTGATGCTTTTGAAGCGATTAATCGTGTGCGTAAACGTGCTGGACTAGCTGACTTAGATAACAGTTTGTCTTATGAAGAGCTCCGAATGGCTATTCGCAAAGAACGCAAACTTGAATTTGTTGGAGAAGGGTGGAGGAAGTTTGATTTAATCCGTTGGAATATTATGGATAAAACGATGAAGGATACTCAAGCTTCAATGGATGCAAAATATCCTTCTAAGAAACCAAAGTATCCAAATGCTGTTGGTTATGTTGCAGGAAAGAATTTTACTACAGGAAAGCATGAGTTGTTGCCAATTCCTCAAAGAGAAATAAATGAAAATAATGCGTTAAAACAAAACCCTAATTACGATAAATAA
- a CDS encoding YibE/F family protein encodes MGSVFKEKRKVYFFPLVIGILTLLIYFLPSPFDQDDDIYSRRVKAKIVKVDNCGIVETGIIKTGSQSLEVVVQGGEFKGDTLIASNQLIGRMEFDKIFNLGEKALVVLNLDEDMNKIVNVNVIDHYRLGVEFWLLLLFFAFLISFAGFVGVKAILSFAFTGIVIWKLLLPGFLLGYPPVPLSLALVALITSVIILLVAGVNKKGFVALSGSIVGVIVTAILSMVFGMLFNVHGAIKPFSETLLYSGYNHLDLTQIFLASIFISSSGAMMDIAMDIAVSQHEIKTIKPTISTKELIGSGFNIGRGVIGTMTTTLLLAYSGGFSALLMVFIAQGTPTVNILNLNYVAGEILHTMIGSFGLVLVAPITAVLGGVIYGRQ; translated from the coding sequence ATGGGAAGTGTGTTCAAAGAGAAGAGGAAAGTGTATTTCTTTCCACTTGTAATAGGGATACTTACATTATTAATATATTTTTTGCCTTCTCCCTTTGACCAAGACGATGATATTTATTCTAGGAGGGTAAAAGCAAAGATCGTTAAGGTGGATAATTGTGGAATTGTCGAGACTGGAATTATTAAAACTGGAAGTCAGAGTCTCGAGGTGGTAGTTCAAGGTGGTGAATTTAAAGGTGACACTCTTATTGCCTCGAACCAACTGATTGGACGGATGGAGTTTGATAAGATATTTAATCTAGGGGAAAAAGCTTTAGTGGTTTTGAACCTTGATGAAGATATGAATAAGATTGTAAACGTCAATGTGATTGATCATTATCGGTTAGGAGTGGAGTTCTGGTTATTACTTCTTTTCTTTGCATTCTTGATCTCTTTTGCTGGATTTGTGGGGGTTAAAGCAATCCTCTCTTTTGCATTTACAGGGATCGTTATTTGGAAGTTATTACTTCCAGGATTTTTGTTAGGATATCCGCCTGTTCCTTTATCATTAGCATTGGTTGCACTAATTACATCTGTAATCATTTTACTGGTTGCAGGGGTAAATAAAAAAGGTTTCGTAGCCCTATCAGGCTCCATTGTTGGAGTAATCGTTACGGCTATCCTATCTATGGTTTTTGGAATGCTTTTTAACGTTCATGGTGCCATTAAACCTTTTTCTGAGACACTGTTATATTCTGGATATAATCACTTAGATCTTACACAAATATTTTTAGCAAGTATCTTTATATCTTCTTCTGGTGCAATGATGGATATTGCAATGGATATTGCAGTGTCTCAACATGAGATTAAAACTATTAAGCCGACCATTAGTACTAAAGAGTTGATAGGTTCAGGTTTTAATATTGGCCGTGGTGTAATTGGAACAATGACAACGACATTACTTTTAGCTTATTCTGGAGGCTTTAGTGCGCTATTAATGGTTTTTATTGCTCAAGGTACTCCTACTGTAAATATTCTGAATCTAAATTATGTTGCAGGTGAAATACTTCATACTATGATAGGGAGTTTTGGCCTTGTTCTCGTAGCTCCGATTACTGCGGTACTTGGTGGAGTTATATATGGGAGACAATAG
- a CDS encoding alkaline phosphatase: MKRRFSLVCICILSIQMLFASQPNTFDEKRNLFKGKKPKYVFYFIGDGFGLSQSNAAEAYLAAVNGEEGVSRLAMNTFPKQGFYTTYAQNRFITGSAAAGTALSTGNKTSIGTIGMDAAKQKPFKSIAEKARDKGYKVGIVTSVSLDHATPASFYAHQPSRNDYYNISVDLSKSQFNFFGGGGIKHPEGDGKSNKKNSKANMGLDDGAKIDDHQENSIKLAEKSGYTFVKSNEAFRAIKKGDDKIVAINYQLAGGKSLPYSIDQKEGDLSLGDYTQKAIEVLENKEGFFLMVEGGKIDWACHANDAATAIKEVVQFDLAVQKAIDFYKKHPKETLIVVCGDHETGGLALGFSGSHYASDFKLLDYQKSSNGIFTSKIKAMKKTKASFEEVMEIVRDNYGFDSGEKKMRLSEFEMKQLKQAYNQSFKTGEKIKNKDQYYQLYGSYEPISVTAGHILAQKAGIGWTTFSHTATPIPVRAIGPGSSLFEGYFDNTDLPKNIEVLMKL, encoded by the coding sequence ATGAAAAGGAGATTTTCTCTAGTGTGCATTTGTATTTTATCAATACAAATGCTTTTTGCATCACAACCAAATACGTTCGATGAGAAACGTAACCTTTTTAAGGGAAAGAAGCCTAAATATGTCTTTTATTTTATTGGTGATGGTTTTGGTTTGTCTCAATCTAATGCTGCGGAGGCTTATTTAGCCGCAGTTAATGGTGAAGAAGGGGTAAGTCGTCTAGCGATGAATACTTTCCCTAAGCAGGGTTTCTACACTACGTATGCACAAAATAGGTTTATTACAGGTTCGGCAGCAGCTGGTACAGCTCTGTCTACTGGGAACAAAACCTCTATTGGTACTATTGGAATGGATGCTGCCAAGCAGAAGCCATTTAAGTCTATTGCAGAGAAAGCAAGAGATAAAGGTTATAAGGTTGGAATTGTTACATCTGTTTCTCTTGATCATGCAACTCCTGCTTCGTTTTATGCTCACCAGCCATCAAGAAATGACTATTATAATATCAGTGTAGATTTAAGTAAGAGTCAATTTAATTTCTTTGGCGGTGGTGGTATCAAGCATCCGGAAGGAGATGGGAAATCAAATAAGAAGAACTCGAAAGCAAATATGGGTCTTGATGATGGCGCAAAAATTGATGATCATCAAGAAAACTCAATTAAATTGGCCGAAAAGAGTGGTTATACATTTGTGAAGAGTAATGAGGCATTTAGAGCCATAAAGAAAGGTGATGACAAAATTGTTGCAATAAATTACCAACTGGCTGGTGGAAAATCATTACCATACTCTATTGACCAAAAAGAAGGTGATTTGTCTTTAGGTGATTACACCCAAAAGGCTATTGAAGTATTAGAAAATAAAGAAGGATTCTTTTTGATGGTAGAAGGTGGCAAGATCGATTGGGCTTGTCATGCTAATGATGCTGCAACTGCAATTAAAGAGGTTGTACAGTTTGATTTAGCTGTTCAAAAAGCAATTGATTTCTATAAGAAACATCCTAAAGAGACACTGATTGTTGTTTGTGGTGATCATGAAACGGGTGGTTTGGCATTAGGTTTCTCTGGATCACATTATGCATCGGATTTTAAACTTCTTGATTATCAAAAGAGTTCGAATGGAATCTTTACTTCGAAGATTAAAGCAATGAAGAAGACGAAAGCCTCTTTTGAAGAGGTTATGGAGATCGTTAGAGATAATTATGGCTTTGACTCAGGGGAGAAGAAGATGAGGCTTTCAGAGTTTGAGATGAAGCAGTTGAAACAGGCTTATAATCAAAGTTTCAAAACCGGAGAAAAGATAAAAAACAAGGATCAGTATTATCAGCTTTATGGTAGCTACGAACCAATATCAGTAACTGCAGGTCATATTCTAGCACAAAAAGCTGGTATTGGGTGGACTACTTTCTCACATACTGCAACACCTATTCCTGTTAGAGCAATCGGTCCAGGATCGTCGTTATTTGAAGGTTATTTTGACAATACCGACCTTCCAAAAAATATTGAAGTTCTTATGAAATTATAA
- a CDS encoding TonB-dependent receptor, whose amino-acid sequence MYKLLLLLTGCIFSVSLYAQKTTITGKVIDDTKQPVPGVNILVEGTTSGTITNFDGEYTLNLKDASKAKLVYSFIGYKSKIEEVNGRTNINVVLESAFTELNEVVAVGYGTMKKRDLLGSVGSISNEQLTKTPTPDVATAIAGKVTGVKISSNEGAPGSSISIRVRGGGSITQDNSPLYIIDGFPSEEGLAFLDPSDIETIDILKDASSAAIYGARGANGVVIVTTKSGKKGKTSIKFDAYYGVKKVSNSMDMMNPYDFVLLQYENHQKSPESMQSFKNLYGEWSELDGLYANRKGVDWQEEMFGRNAIIQNYNLGVNGGNSKTKYNISLNHNNNDGIMINSGFGRNSARMKLDQKIGKFVEASFIFGYIDQKYFGMSTSGESAHFNKMTHIARYRPTIGKNGQDSDLITMDDDPALDDSGNVQQNPIVSSEAETRETRTKNTTLNGSFKFKITKDLYFKVAGGIKSNVRRKDSYDALRSIKAKRNNSAEGYRDYSEKDSWNYSMILNYNKDFERSSFSVLLGNEQLYNSSISTRSFATGFTNDEINLNNFSIAVPNYMSSNAEEDRLLSFFTRVNYSLNDKYLFNATLRADGSSKFGPNNRFGYFPSGSFAWRFSEEDFMNGVSTLSNGKLRVSYGVSGNNRIPNYAYMPTMGAVSYGMGNVYTSAMAQQRLANPDLKWEATHSLNAGVDLGFWDQRVSFTADFYVARTKDLLLNSLVPYTMGHSSVIKNIGETENRGMEFAINTVNVKTKNFEWTSNFNISFNKNKVVALADGQKAMYVNSGWAGKKFTENDYVVEVGSPIGQMYGYVSDGLMQVDDFNYDATTKKYALKKGVPNTVGDDNVQPGFRKYKDLNEDGVINSKDRKVIGDANPIHFGGFTNTFQYKNFDLSIFFNWSYGNDIYNANKIYYTHGFDRNKNVLAVTNDRWKTFNASGDFVSTPDELKALNANATQPVYDGNVVYRSADDNIEDGSYLRLNNITIGYTLPKQSLKSVGIKSLRVYGTANNLYTWTTYSGFDPEVSTRNSSGLTPGVDWGAYPRSMTFILGVNLAF is encoded by the coding sequence ATGTATAAATTATTGCTGCTGCTCACTGGATGTATCTTCAGTGTCAGTTTATATGCGCAAAAGACTACTATTACTGGTAAGGTAATAGATGACACCAAACAACCTGTTCCCGGGGTTAATATCTTAGTAGAGGGGACAACAAGTGGAACAATTACAAACTTTGATGGAGAGTATACACTCAACTTAAAAGATGCATCAAAAGCGAAATTGGTTTACTCCTTTATAGGCTATAAGTCTAAAATTGAAGAAGTGAATGGAAGAACTAATATCAATGTTGTTCTTGAGTCTGCGTTCACAGAATTAAATGAAGTTGTAGCAGTGGGTTATGGAACAATGAAGAAAAGAGATCTACTCGGTTCTGTTGGTTCTATTTCAAATGAGCAATTAACAAAGACGCCAACTCCTGATGTCGCTACTGCTATTGCTGGAAAAGTAACTGGGGTTAAAATTTCTTCAAATGAAGGTGCTCCAGGTTCATCAATCTCTATTCGAGTAAGAGGTGGTGGTTCTATTACACAAGACAATTCTCCTTTGTATATTATTGATGGTTTTCCTTCTGAGGAAGGTCTTGCTTTTCTTGATCCTTCAGATATTGAAACTATTGATATTCTAAAAGATGCTTCTTCTGCAGCGATATATGGTGCTCGTGGTGCAAATGGTGTTGTCATCGTAACAACAAAAAGTGGTAAGAAGGGGAAAACCTCAATTAAGTTTGATGCTTATTATGGAGTAAAGAAAGTTTCAAATAGTATGGATATGATGAATCCTTATGACTTTGTTCTATTACAATATGAGAATCATCAGAAATCACCAGAAAGCATGCAGTCTTTCAAGAATTTATACGGTGAGTGGAGTGAGTTAGATGGATTATATGCAAACCGAAAAGGTGTGGACTGGCAAGAAGAGATGTTTGGTCGCAATGCTATAATACAGAATTACAATCTAGGAGTAAATGGAGGTAATAGTAAAACAAAATATAATATCTCTTTAAATCATAATAACAATGATGGGATTATGATTAATAGTGGATTTGGTCGTAACTCAGCTCGAATGAAACTTGATCAAAAGATTGGGAAATTTGTTGAGGCAAGTTTTATCTTCGGTTATATAGATCAAAAGTACTTCGGTATGTCTACATCTGGTGAATCAGCTCACTTTAATAAGATGACACATATTGCACGATATCGTCCAACTATTGGGAAAAATGGTCAGGATAGTGATTTGATTACGATGGATGATGATCCTGCTTTAGATGATAGTGGGAATGTTCAGCAAAATCCAATCGTCTCTTCTGAGGCCGAAACCAGGGAGACTAGAACTAAGAATACGACATTGAACGGAAGCTTTAAATTTAAAATTACAAAGGATCTATATTTTAAAGTTGCAGGAGGAATTAAATCGAATGTAAGAAGAAAGGATTCATATGATGCGCTTCGTTCAATTAAAGCAAAAAGAAATAATAGTGCTGAAGGATATCGAGATTATTCTGAGAAAGACTCATGGAATTACTCAATGATTTTGAACTATAATAAGGATTTTGAACGTTCATCATTCTCTGTGTTGCTTGGAAATGAGCAGTTGTATAACAGCTCTATTTCTACGAGATCTTTTGCAACAGGCTTTACAAATGATGAGATTAATCTAAATAACTTCTCAATAGCAGTACCAAACTATATGAGTAGTAATGCAGAAGAAGATCGACTTCTTTCTTTTTTTACTCGTGTCAATTATAGTTTAAATGATAAATACCTATTTAATGCGACATTGAGAGCTGATGGATCTTCTAAGTTTGGTCCGAACAATAGATTTGGATACTTTCCTTCTGGTTCATTTGCATGGAGATTCAGTGAAGAGGATTTTATGAACGGTGTTTCTACATTATCTAATGGAAAGCTTCGTGTAAGTTATGGTGTTTCAGGAAATAATCGAATTCCTAATTATGCTTATATGCCAACGATGGGAGCGGTGAGTTATGGTATGGGTAATGTATATACTAGCGCTATGGCTCAGCAGCGATTAGCTAATCCTGATTTGAAATGGGAAGCTACACACTCATTGAATGCTGGGGTTGACTTAGGTTTTTGGGATCAGAGGGTTAGTTTTACTGCTGATTTCTATGTTGCAAGAACTAAGGATCTACTACTTAATTCATTGGTTCCTTACACCATGGGACATTCTTCAGTTATAAAGAATATTGGAGAGACAGAGAATAGAGGAATGGAGTTTGCTATCAATACGGTTAATGTTAAGACAAAGAACTTTGAGTGGACTTCAAACTTTAATATCTCATTCAATAAGAATAAAGTTGTTGCACTAGCTGATGGACAAAAGGCGATGTATGTTAATTCAGGTTGGGCTGGAAAGAAGTTTACTGAGAATGACTATGTTGTAGAGGTAGGAAGTCCTATTGGTCAGATGTATGGTTATGTTTCGGATGGGCTAATGCAGGTTGATGACTTTAATTATGATGCGACAACAAAGAAGTATGCGTTAAAAAAGGGTGTGCCAAATACTGTAGGTGATGATAATGTTCAACCTGGATTTAGAAAGTATAAAGACTTAAATGAAGATGGTGTAATCAATTCGAAGGATCGTAAAGTTATTGGAGATGCAAACCCTATTCACTTTGGTGGTTTCACAAATACTTTTCAATATAAAAACTTTGATTTAAGTATTTTCTTCAATTGGTCTTATGGCAATGACATTTATAATGCAAATAAAATTTACTACACGCACGGATTTGATCGTAATAAGAATGTTTTAGCGGTTACAAATGATCGTTGGAAGACTTTTAATGCGAGTGGAGATTTTGTTTCAACTCCAGATGAATTAAAGGCATTAAATGCAAATGCAACACAACCTGTCTATGATGGAAATGTTGTGTATCGTTCTGCCGATGATAATATTGAAGATGGATCATATTTGAGACTTAATAATATTACTATTGGTTATACTTTACCAAAGCAATCATTGAAGAGTGTTGGGATTAAGTCACTACGTGTTTATGGAACGGCTAATAATTTGTACACATGGACGACTTATTCAGGGTTTGATCCAGAAGTAAGTACACGAAATTCATCTGGCCTAACTCCAGGAGTAGATTGGGGTGCTTATCCTAGAAGTATGACATTTATTTTAGGAGTCAACCTTGCATTTTAA
- a CDS encoding DUF3857 and transglutaminase domain-containing protein — translation MVRKLNIIATLTLLLLVLSGTETYAKKIKFGKVSKEELSSSISNIDSTANAEFIYKYKYVYFSYVPQRGVVVNEVTHERIKIYNKEGFDYANKVITYYSPEASRSKKDVGVIKGYTYNLVDGKIQREKLKDSSIFKERKNKYYNTKKISFPKVKEGSIVEYKYQIQSDFISISDIVFEEEIPIKEFIATVQIPEYYKFHLRNKGYHQISPIKESANGQFQSLTQNNGQPLSFQQDVFEFKANNIKGYDQNEPYSGNVNPYIGKGIFELSGIDFPGAIYEDFSNSWDAVCKQVSKDYNFTNELEKKDYYKKELATIIASEKDDTQKLISIFNYVKNNVSWNNFYGVFTNRGVRHAFKNHQGNCSEINLMLTSMLRSAGLKANPVLLSTKSHGSPLFPTLDGYNYVISVVHLGNNNILLDATDKYAQPNLLPERCINWKGFEILPNKTFNWINLVPNTYASSNFNLFLNLDDKGGIKGKLRRSFINHKAIDHIKENENKSEDKIITSIENKYNVDIKDYSKKPSSVFNTTIDVLSFSTSNFCSRKNNEIAISPLCFLKQRSNPFKAETRHFPIDFVLPQSQKSVISITIPEGYKVKYIPKSKIIRLPENLGSYNYKIKNTGFAISLIAEIKINTNIFGPNYYNDLKAFFDNIAKQEIERIVFTKA, via the coding sequence ATGGTACGAAAACTAAACATCATTGCAACTCTAACCTTACTCTTACTAGTATTAAGTGGAACAGAAACTTATGCTAAAAAAATTAAATTTGGAAAGGTTTCAAAAGAAGAACTCTCGTCTTCAATAAGCAATATCGACAGCACAGCCAATGCCGAATTTATTTACAAATATAAGTACGTATATTTCAGCTACGTACCACAAAGAGGAGTCGTTGTAAATGAAGTTACTCACGAACGTATTAAGATATACAATAAAGAAGGATTTGATTATGCGAATAAGGTTATCACCTATTATAGTCCAGAAGCATCAAGATCAAAAAAAGATGTTGGGGTTATAAAAGGTTACACTTATAATCTAGTAGATGGGAAAATTCAGAGAGAGAAATTAAAAGATAGTTCTATTTTCAAAGAACGTAAGAACAAATACTATAACACTAAAAAGATCTCTTTTCCTAAAGTGAAAGAAGGATCTATCGTTGAATATAAATATCAAATACAATCCGATTTTATTTCAATTAGTGATATTGTCTTCGAAGAAGAAATTCCTATCAAAGAATTTATAGCAACTGTACAAATTCCAGAATACTATAAGTTTCATCTTAGAAATAAAGGTTATCATCAAATTAGTCCTATTAAAGAATCCGCAAATGGTCAGTTTCAATCATTAACACAAAATAATGGGCAACCATTATCTTTTCAACAAGATGTATTCGAATTTAAAGCGAATAATATTAAAGGTTATGATCAGAACGAACCATATTCAGGGAATGTTAACCCTTATATTGGGAAAGGTATTTTTGAACTATCAGGTATAGACTTTCCAGGAGCAATATATGAAGATTTTTCAAACTCATGGGATGCAGTATGCAAGCAGGTTAGCAAGGATTATAATTTCACAAACGAATTAGAGAAAAAAGATTATTACAAGAAAGAGTTAGCAACAATCATAGCGTCAGAAAAAGATGATACGCAAAAATTGATATCTATATTCAACTATGTAAAAAACAATGTAAGTTGGAACAATTTTTATGGAGTGTTCACAAATAGAGGTGTGAGACATGCTTTTAAAAACCACCAAGGAAACTGTTCTGAAATCAACTTGATGTTAACTTCCATGCTTAGAAGCGCAGGTTTAAAAGCGAATCCAGTACTCTTAAGTACGAAATCACATGGAAGTCCTTTGTTTCCAACACTTGATGGCTATAACTATGTTATCTCTGTAGTACACCTTGGCAATAATAACATTTTATTAGATGCAACAGATAAGTACGCCCAGCCAAATCTTTTACCTGAAAGATGTATCAATTGGAAAGGATTTGAAATACTTCCAAATAAAACATTCAACTGGATTAATCTTGTTCCGAACACCTATGCATCATCAAATTTCAACTTATTCCTTAATTTAGATGATAAAGGTGGTATAAAGGGGAAATTGCGTAGAAGTTTCATCAACCATAAAGCAATCGATCATATTAAAGAGAATGAGAACAAGAGTGAGGATAAAATTATCACATCAATAGAGAATAAATACAATGTTGATATAAAAGATTATAGTAAAAAACCATCTTCTGTTTTTAATACAACAATAGATGTATTATCATTCTCTACGTCTAATTTTTGTTCGAGGAAAAATAATGAAATAGCTATTTCACCTCTTTGTTTCCTAAAACAAAGATCCAATCCTTTTAAAGCAGAGACTCGTCATTTTCCTATTGATTTTGTTCTACCTCAAAGTCAGAAATCAGTTATTAGTATTACAATCCCTGAGGGATATAAGGTGAAATATATACCAAAATCAAAGATAATCCGTTTGCCAGAAAATCTTGGCTCGTATAATTACAAGATTAAAAATACAGGATTTGCAATATCCTTAATTGCAGAGATAAAGATCAACACAAATATATTTGGTCCTAATTATTACAATGACCTAAAGGCTTTTTTCGATAATATTGCAAAACAGGAAATAGAAAGAATCGTATTTACCAAAGCATAA
- a CDS encoding polysaccharide lyase: MNKSIIMAIASIVIAGCSKNNDEGTMSISPKKPILADTAPVFIDTRQTSQTDIALKTDVIDNMFMVIGSGPSKATVSREVMKGTPIYHFNATGAANRIEFTTCYGTPENLKGISTKEIENLKKIKDLYRYSELGDFGQTISYRWSAKFPENMGPDKGGIFAQWHGRPDRCLFKDPKGNLHRYSIDKAASIVDTVDFVKNIGYSKKTGKPNGWGIEQSAGGPIGAFHFREDYMYLIIRTDANRMSNPQFKIKPRPGTNYSDVLGRDGKFATIVYQKEASKVPINKWIDFRVDISYSKYDPISDNVIKSGGVKVWIDGKLESDWKGDVGKNDKFGPFFKFGIYKPKPKGFKVDCKSYEQIIL, encoded by the coding sequence ATGAATAAATCTATAATAATGGCTATTGCCTCTATCGTAATTGCAGGCTGTTCTAAAAACAATGACGAGGGCACCATGTCCATTAGTCCAAAAAAACCTATTCTTGCAGATACAGCTCCTGTTTTTATAGATACGCGTCAAACATCACAAACAGATATCGCATTAAAAACTGATGTTATTGATAATATGTTTATGGTTATAGGTAGTGGTCCATCCAAAGCCACAGTGTCGAGAGAAGTGATGAAAGGAACGCCTATTTATCATTTTAATGCTACAGGGGCTGCGAATAGAATTGAATTCACAACTTGTTATGGTACACCTGAAAATCTAAAAGGGATTAGCACGAAAGAAATTGAAAATCTCAAAAAGATAAAAGACCTTTATCGTTATAGTGAATTAGGTGATTTCGGACAGACCATCTCCTATCGGTGGAGTGCAAAATTTCCAGAAAATATGGGCCCTGATAAAGGCGGTATTTTTGCACAATGGCATGGACGACCTGATAGATGTTTATTTAAAGACCCCAAAGGTAATCTTCATCGTTATAGTATAGATAAAGCTGCATCTATTGTTGATACTGTTGATTTCGTTAAAAATATTGGATATAGCAAAAAAACAGGCAAACCCAATGGATGGGGAATAGAACAATCCGCTGGAGGTCCAATTGGGGCATTTCATTTTAGAGAAGATTACATGTATCTTATTATTAGAACAGATGCCAACAGGATGTCTAATCCACAGTTTAAGATTAAGCCGAGACCTGGAACGAATTATAGTGATGTTTTAGGTCGTGATGGGAAATTCGCAACGATCGTTTATCAAAAAGAGGCCTCTAAAGTGCCTATTAATAAATGGATCGATTTTCGTGTTGACATCAGCTATTCAAAATATGATCCAATCTCAGATAACGTAATTAAAAGTGGTGGTGTTAAAGTATGGATAGATGGAAAACTCGAATCAGATTGGAAAGGTGATGTAGGCAAAAATGATAAGTTCGGCCCTTTCTTCAAATTCGGCATATATAAGCCTAAACCAAAAGGGTTTAAAGTCGACTGTAAGTCATATGAACAGATTATACTTTAA